One genomic region from Spirosoma sp. KCTC 42546 encodes:
- a CDS encoding DUF5597 domain-containing protein, with product MIHRCFQFIFLFLTLSAFAQPPHLQKQGTATQLIVSGKPFLILGGELGNSSASDMAYMQPIWPKMQQMHVNTVLAPIYWELLEPQEGKFDFTLVDELIKEARQHQIKLVFLWFGAWKNSMSCYAPAWVKTNTKRFPRVQTKSGKAVEILTPFDKNTLDADVSAFSALMRHIRETDERQQTVIMIQVENEIGMLPEARDHSPLANAAFEKPVPAALMQYVQTNKASLAPAIRTAWQANGSKTSGTWESVFGKSLATDELFIAWYFAVYTNQVTKAGKAIYPLPMFVNAALNRPNVKPGDYPSGGPLPHVIDVWKAGAPALDFLSPDFYNPDFKYWNDLYTRKDNPLFIPEIRFEPSDAAKVFYAIGHYEALGFSPFSIESTEKPAEEPIAKSYTILSQLTPLIQANQGKGVMNGMLFDRKTAIDTIRLGGYTFICKHDYTLGWSPKAKEEEWPMTGGLIIQTGPDEFTVSGTGIVITCTSDKPEAPNAGILQLDEGTYIDRKWKPGRRLNGDQDHQGRHIRIPTGEFGIQKLTLYRY from the coding sequence ATGATCCACCGTTGTTTCCAATTCATCTTCCTTTTCCTGACACTATCGGCTTTTGCCCAGCCTCCCCATCTGCAAAAACAGGGAACGGCAACGCAACTAATCGTTTCGGGAAAACCCTTCCTGATACTGGGTGGTGAACTCGGTAATTCGAGCGCATCGGATATGGCGTATATGCAACCGATCTGGCCGAAGATGCAGCAAATGCACGTCAACACGGTACTGGCACCCATCTATTGGGAATTGCTGGAGCCTCAGGAAGGAAAGTTTGACTTTACGCTGGTCGATGAGTTGATTAAAGAGGCTCGGCAACATCAGATCAAGCTGGTCTTTCTGTGGTTCGGAGCCTGGAAAAACAGTATGTCCTGCTATGCGCCAGCCTGGGTCAAAACCAATACGAAACGGTTCCCCAGAGTTCAGACGAAGAGCGGAAAGGCCGTTGAAATTCTGACGCCATTTGACAAAAATACCCTTGACGCAGATGTAAGCGCATTTAGTGCGCTCATGCGTCACATTCGTGAAACCGACGAGCGGCAACAGACTGTCATCATGATTCAGGTTGAAAATGAGATCGGGATGCTGCCCGAAGCCCGGGATCACTCGCCGTTGGCAAACGCTGCTTTTGAAAAACCCGTCCCGGCAGCACTGATGCAGTATGTACAAACGAACAAAGCATCACTGGCACCCGCCATCCGAACCGCCTGGCAAGCCAACGGATCAAAAACCAGCGGTACCTGGGAATCGGTATTCGGCAAGAGTCTGGCCACCGACGAACTGTTTATCGCGTGGTACTTTGCCGTGTACACCAATCAGGTAACAAAAGCGGGCAAGGCCATTTATCCGTTACCGATGTTTGTGAATGCGGCCCTGAATCGCCCGAATGTCAAGCCCGGCGATTATCCCAGCGGTGGGCCCCTACCCCACGTTATCGACGTCTGGAAAGCAGGCGCACCCGCACTTGATTTTCTCTCTCCCGACTTTTATAATCCCGATTTTAAGTACTGGAACGATCTGTATACCCGTAAAGACAATCCGCTGTTTATTCCGGAGATTCGCTTTGAACCGTCCGATGCCGCTAAAGTTTTTTACGCCATTGGGCATTATGAAGCTCTGGGTTTCTCCCCGTTCTCGATTGAATCGACAGAGAAGCCCGCCGAGGAGCCGATTGCAAAAAGCTATACTATTCTGTCTCAACTCACTCCCCTTATTCAAGCCAATCAGGGTAAAGGTGTCATGAACGGAATGTTGTTTGACAGAAAGACGGCTATTGATACCATCCGGCTAGGTGGCTATACGTTTATCTGCAAACACGATTACACCCTGGGCTGGTCGCCGAAAGCAAAGGAAGAAGAATGGCCAATGACGGGCGGCCTGATTATTCAAACAGGGCCTGACGAGTTTACGGTGTCGGGAACAGGTATAGTCATTACCTGTACGTCCGATAAGCCCGAAGCACCCAATGCGGGAATTTTGCAACTAGACGAAGGAACGTACATCGACAGGAAGTGGAAACCGGGTCGGCGACTGAACGGCGATCAGGATCACCAGGGCCGTCATATCCGGATTCCAACCGGGGAGTTTGGGATTCAGAAGCTGACGCTGTATCGATATTAG